From the genome of Halobaculum halobium, one region includes:
- a CDS encoding ribonucleoside-diphosphate reductase subunit alpha, translated as MAQTEPALDEVNQQHEEPFYWLNEDSRAFLDDGYLIEGVTAEERVREIAERAEEILDDDGFADKFYDYMSRGFYSLASPVWSNFGLDRGLPISCFGSYMEDNMESILYTQAEVGEMTKLGGGTSGYFGEIRPRGSPITNNGKSNGSYSFTELFDTIINVVSQGETRRGQFAGYIDVEHDDLDEWLNIKTEGDPVQDIYYGVIIGDDWFRAMVDGDEEKRETWAEIIETRINIGVPYIIFRDNMNDGKPQVYKDRGYEINGSNLCTEIALPATPNESFVCCLSSMNALHYDEWKDTDAVETLTRFLDAVMEEFIQEAEGTQFMERPVRFAKRHRAIGIGVLGWHSYLQSEMIPFDSMEAMEKNEAIFRTIKERSYEESRRLADEFGEPEVLEGYGRRNATTMSVAPTKSSSVILGQVSPSIEPLKSNYFVRDGAKLKSTQKNRFLEAILKERGRDEREVWDSIAQNDGSVQHLDCLTDEEKEVFKTFAEIPQMAIINQAAQRQKHIDQAQSLNVSIDPSEVSVKEINQLYIEAWKKGVKSLYYQHSVNAAQKFSRDILECKACES; from the coding sequence ATGGCACAAACAGAACCAGCACTCGACGAGGTCAACCAGCAGCACGAGGAACCGTTCTACTGGCTGAACGAGGACAGCCGGGCGTTCCTCGACGACGGGTACCTGATCGAGGGCGTCACGGCCGAGGAGCGGGTCAGGGAGATCGCGGAGCGGGCCGAGGAGATCCTAGACGACGACGGCTTCGCGGACAAGTTCTACGACTACATGAGTCGGGGCTTCTACAGCCTCGCGAGTCCGGTGTGGTCGAACTTCGGTCTGGACCGAGGCCTGCCCATCAGCTGCTTCGGTAGTTACATGGAGGACAACATGGAGAGCATCCTCTACACGCAGGCCGAAGTGGGCGAGATGACCAAGCTGGGCGGCGGGACCAGCGGGTACTTCGGCGAAATCCGGCCCCGAGGCAGCCCGATCACGAACAACGGCAAGAGCAACGGGAGCTACAGCTTCACCGAGCTGTTCGACACTATCATCAACGTCGTCAGCCAGGGCGAGACGCGGCGCGGCCAGTTCGCGGGGTACATCGACGTTGAACACGACGACCTAGACGAGTGGCTCAACATCAAGACCGAGGGCGACCCCGTACAGGACATCTACTACGGCGTCATCATCGGTGACGATTGGTTCCGGGCGATGGTCGATGGCGACGAGGAGAAGCGAGAGACGTGGGCAGAGATCATAGAGACGCGGATTAACATCGGTGTCCCGTATATCATCTTCCGGGACAACATGAATGACGGGAAGCCACAGGTCTACAAGGACAGGGGCTACGAGATCAACGGCTCCAACCTGTGTACCGAGATCGCGCTGCCAGCCACGCCAAACGAGAGTTTCGTCTGTTGTCTCTCGTCGATGAACGCGCTCCACTACGACGAGTGGAAGGATACCGACGCAGTAGAGACGCTGACGCGGTTCCTCGACGCCGTCATGGAGGAGTTCATCCAAGAGGCGGAGGGGACGCAGTTCATGGAACGCCCAGTACGGTTTGCGAAACGGCACAGGGCGATCGGCATCGGCGTCCTCGGCTGGCACAGCTACCTCCAGAGCGAGATGATTCCGTTCGACAGTATGGAGGCCATGGAGAAAAACGAGGCAATCTTCCGCACGATCAAGGAGCGAAGTTACGAGGAGAGTCGTCGGCTCGCCGACGAGTTCGGCGAGCCGGAGGTGCTCGAGGGCTACGGTCGCCGGAACGCGACGACGATGAGCGTGGCCCCGACGAAATCCAGCAGTGTCATCCTGGGGCAGGTCAGTCCGAGCATCGAACCGCTGAAATCGAACTACTTCGTCCGCGACGGTGCGAAGCTGAAGTCGACGCAGAAGAACCGGTTCCTCGAGGCGATACTGAAAGAGCGAGGCAGAGACGAGCGCGAGGTTTGGGACAGCATCGCACAGAACGACGGGAGCGTGCAACACCTCGACTGCCTGACCGACGAGGAGAAGGAGGTGTTCAAAACCTTCGCCGAGATCCCACAGATGGCGATCATCAACCAGGCAGCGCAGCGGCAGAAACATATCGATCAGGCACAGAGCCTGAACGTCTCGATCGATCCGAGCGAAGTGAGCGTCAAGGAGATCAACCAACTCTACATCGAGGCTTGGAAGAAAGGGGTGAAGAGTCTCTACTACCAACACAGCGTGAACGCCGCACAGAAGTTCAGCCGAGACATCCTCGAATGCAAGGCCTGTGAGAGCTGA